One window from the genome of Nicotiana sylvestris chromosome 9, ASM39365v2, whole genome shotgun sequence encodes:
- the LOC104233304 gene encoding cyclin-B1-2-like has translation MEASKSIPHEIGGVRSDAFRFGLHGVKSDIVGSHPLESSYHSAKVRQEELKRKILANTYGSALPMKLELELQILSRFQRPSGSIPSSMVGLEALTGALDDFGFEDYLNDPKDSESFRPADMHHGMEVRLGLSRGPVCPSFI, from the exons ATGGAAGCTTCAAAGAGTATACCACACGAAATCGGTGGAGTGAGAAGTGATGCTTTTCGATTCGGTCTTCATGGTGTTAAGAGTGACATCGTCGGATCTCATCCTCTCGAATCTTCCTACCACTCC GCGAAGGTTAGGCAAGAGGAGCTGAAGAGGAAGATCCTTGCCAACACTTACGGGTCGGCTTTACCTATGAAGTTGGAGCTCGAGCTCCAAATTCTTTCAAG ATTTCAGAGGCCATCTGGAAGTATACCATCTTCAATGGTGGGCTTAGAGGCTTTAACAGGAGCTTTGGACGACTTTGGTTTTGAGGATTATCTAAATG ATCCAAAGGATTCTGAAAGTTTCCGTCCAGCTGACATGCATCACGGCATGGAAGTGCGTCTTGGACTTTCTAGAGGACCAGTGTGCCCCAGTTTCATTTAA